Proteins encoded by one window of Streptosporangiales bacterium:
- the pyrF gene encoding orotidine-5'-phosphate decarboxylase: MTRAPIAVALDTHDLELAARWAEAVTPQVSTLKIGLELYLRHGPQVFASVRGGSGVDIFLDLKLHDIPATVAGAARAVASLRPTFLTVHASGGPTMIRAAVEALPDTRIAAVTVLTSLDDSDLDEIGLIGPLTDAVRRLSVRAVEAGARALVCSPREVASVRAEVGPDIVLVTPGVRPAGTGAQDQVRIATPEQAIADGADLIVVGRPITGAADPGAAAAALASSLRRLHLTA; this comes from the coding sequence GTGACACGTGCACCCATCGCCGTCGCGCTCGACACCCACGACCTCGAGCTGGCGGCACGCTGGGCCGAGGCCGTGACACCGCAGGTGAGCACGCTCAAGATCGGTCTCGAGCTGTACCTGCGGCACGGTCCGCAGGTCTTCGCCAGCGTCCGCGGCGGCAGCGGCGTCGACATCTTCCTCGACCTCAAGCTGCACGACATCCCGGCCACGGTGGCCGGTGCCGCCCGCGCGGTCGCGTCCCTGCGGCCGACGTTCCTCACCGTGCACGCGAGCGGCGGCCCCACGATGATCCGCGCCGCGGTCGAGGCGCTGCCCGACACCAGGATCGCGGCCGTGACGGTGCTCACGTCACTCGACGACTCCGACCTCGACGAGATCGGCCTGATCGGCCCGCTGACCGACGCCGTCCGCCGGCTCTCGGTGCGCGCCGTCGAGGCCGGTGCGCGGGCGCTGGTCTGCTCGCCGCGCGAGGTCGCGTCCGTCCGCGCCGAGGTGGGCCCCGACATCGTCCTCGTCACCCCGGGTGTCCGTCCCGCAGGCACGGGCGCGCAGGACCAGGTCCGCATCGCCACCCCGGAGCAGGCCATCGCCGACGGCGCCGACCTGATCGTCGTCGGCCGCCCCATCACCGGCGCCGCCGACCCGGGAGCCGCCGCGGCGGCGCTGGCCAGCTCGCTGCGCCGCCTCCACCTGACCGCCTGA
- a CDS encoding dihydroorotate dehydrogenase, which produces MRTRLGSLELPAPILTASGCAGYGRELAPYVDLTALGAVVTKSIMLHPRSGRATPRMAETPSGMLNSIGLQGSGIDAFLAHDLPWLAAQGARVVVSVAGGSADEYVEVARRLRGAPGLVALEVNISCPNVENRGQVFACDADAAATVVAGVREVAAPGVPVLAKLSPDVTDIVAIARSCVAAGADGLSMINTLLGMVIDVDTMRPVLAGVTGGLSGPAIRPVAVRCVWQVRAAMPDVPILAMGGVRHGLDALELVLAGANAVSVGTAVFGDPGACRRVHDELAAALTERGFATFADAVGHAHRPQPAVSASAERMVRQ; this is translated from the coding sequence ATGCGCACACGACTCGGCTCGCTCGAACTGCCGGCGCCGATCCTCACCGCGTCGGGCTGCGCGGGCTACGGCAGGGAGCTCGCGCCGTACGTCGACCTCACCGCGCTCGGTGCCGTGGTCACCAAGTCGATCATGCTGCACCCGCGGTCGGGCCGGGCGACGCCGCGGATGGCCGAGACGCCGTCCGGCATGCTCAACTCGATCGGCCTGCAGGGCTCGGGGATCGACGCGTTCCTGGCCCACGACCTGCCGTGGCTCGCCGCGCAGGGAGCACGGGTCGTCGTCTCCGTCGCCGGCGGGTCTGCCGACGAGTACGTGGAGGTGGCGCGGCGGCTGCGCGGCGCGCCCGGCCTCGTCGCGCTCGAGGTCAACATCTCCTGCCCCAACGTCGAGAACCGCGGCCAGGTGTTCGCCTGCGACGCGGACGCCGCTGCCACGGTCGTGGCCGGCGTGCGCGAGGTCGCCGCGCCCGGCGTGCCCGTCCTCGCCAAGCTCTCCCCTGACGTGACCGACATCGTCGCGATCGCACGGTCGTGCGTCGCCGCCGGTGCCGACGGCCTGTCGATGATCAACACGTTGCTCGGCATGGTCATCGACGTCGACACGATGCGTCCCGTCCTCGCCGGCGTCACCGGCGGCCTGTCGGGCCCGGCGATCCGCCCGGTGGCCGTGCGCTGCGTCTGGCAGGTGCGCGCGGCGATGCCCGACGTCCCGATCCTCGCGATGGGCGGCGTGCGCCACGGCCTCGACGCCCTCGAGCTCGTCCTCGCCGGCGCGAACGCCGTGTCCGTCGGAACGGCCGTCTTCGGCGACCCGGGCGCGTGCCGCCGCGTCCACGACGAGCTCGCCGCCGCGCTCACCGAGCGCGGCTTCGCCACGTTCGCCGACGCCGTCGGCCACGCCCACCGCCCCCAACCCGCCGTCTCGGCGTCCGCAGAAAGGATGGTGCGCCAGTGA
- the carB gene encoding carbamoyl-phosphate synthase large subunit, with protein MPRRADLSSVLVIGSGPIVIGQAAEFDYSGTQACRVLRSEGLRVSLVNSNPATIMTDPEFADATYVEPITPDVVEQVIAKERPDAVLATLGGQTALNTAVALHESGVLEKYGVELIGASIEAIQAGENRERFKEIVAAIGAESPGSRVCHTLDECLAAAQELHYPVVVRPSFTLGGTGSGMAHSEEHLRRMASAGLQASPTTEVLIEESVLGWKEYELELMRDHHDNVVVVCSIENIDPMGVHTGDSVTVAPAMTLTDREYQHMRDVGIAVIRAVGVDTGGCNIQFAIHPGTGRMVVIEMNPRVSRSSALASKATGFPIAKIAARLAIGYTLDEIPNDITKETPASFEPTLDYVVVKAPRFAFEKFPGADPELTTHMKSVGEAMAIGRCFTEALQKALRSLERAEATFSWVGEPGDRAALLEAVRTPHDGRLATMQQALRAGATLDELFDATHIDPWFLDQIVLLDEVATELRDARDLDAALIRRAKRHGFSDAQIAGIRGIDEMLVRALRQALGVRPVYKTVDTCAAEFAARTPYLYSSYDEESEVPEGDRRKVIILGSGPNRIGQGIEFDYSCVHASMALQDAGFETVMVNCNPETVSTDYDTSDRLYFEPLTLEDVLEVVHAERQTGELVGVIVQLGGQTPLGLAKALEQAGVPIVGTSPDAIHLAEDRGAFGHVLAAAELPAPKHGTASSFGEAKGIADEIGYPVLVRPSYVLGGRGMEIVYDDERLESYLASATEVSPERPVLVDRFLDDTIEIDVDALYDGDELYLGGVMEHIEEAGIHSGDSACALPPTTLGQEIIGRIRESTEAIARGVRVRGLLNVQYALSSDVLYVLEANPRASRTVPFVSKATAVPLAKAAARVMLGASIADLRGEGMLLPSGDGGDLPLDAPIAVKEAVLPWGRFRGVDTVLGPEMRSTGEVMGIDAQFGTAFAKSQVAVYGHPMPTSGRVFVSVANRDKRSMVFPVRRLADLGFEVLATQGTAQVLRRHGITATVVRKHSEGTGPDGEPTIVRRILDGEVDLIVNTPFGSPGHGGPRVDGYEIRTAATTTGVPCMTTVQGLAAAVEGIEATVRGEIGVRSLQEHAAALRAATAEGPAT; from the coding sequence ATGCCCAGGCGGGCTGACCTCTCCAGCGTCCTCGTCATCGGGTCCGGCCCGATCGTCATCGGCCAGGCCGCGGAGTTCGACTACTCCGGCACCCAGGCCTGCCGCGTGCTGCGGTCCGAGGGACTGCGGGTGAGCCTGGTCAACAGCAACCCGGCGACGATCATGACCGACCCGGAGTTCGCCGACGCCACGTACGTCGAGCCGATCACTCCCGACGTCGTCGAGCAGGTGATCGCCAAGGAGCGCCCCGACGCCGTGCTCGCCACCCTCGGCGGCCAGACTGCGCTCAACACCGCGGTCGCGCTGCACGAGAGCGGCGTGCTGGAGAAGTACGGCGTCGAGCTGATCGGCGCGTCGATCGAGGCGATCCAGGCGGGGGAGAACCGCGAGCGGTTCAAGGAGATCGTCGCGGCGATCGGCGCCGAGAGCCCGGGCAGCCGCGTGTGCCACACCCTCGACGAGTGCCTCGCCGCGGCGCAGGAGCTGCACTACCCGGTGGTCGTCCGGCCGTCGTTCACCCTCGGCGGCACCGGCTCTGGCATGGCGCACTCCGAGGAGCACCTGCGGCGCATGGCGTCGGCCGGGCTGCAGGCGAGCCCGACGACCGAGGTGCTGATCGAGGAGAGCGTGCTCGGCTGGAAGGAGTACGAGCTCGAGCTCATGCGCGACCACCATGACAACGTCGTGGTCGTCTGCTCGATCGAGAACATCGACCCGATGGGCGTGCACACCGGCGACTCCGTCACCGTCGCGCCGGCGATGACACTCACCGACCGCGAGTACCAGCACATGCGCGACGTCGGCATCGCGGTGATCCGCGCGGTGGGAGTCGACACCGGCGGCTGCAACATCCAGTTCGCGATCCACCCCGGCACCGGGCGCATGGTCGTCATCGAGATGAACCCGCGGGTGTCGCGTTCCAGCGCGCTCGCGTCCAAGGCCACCGGCTTCCCGATCGCCAAGATCGCGGCGCGGCTCGCCATCGGCTACACGCTCGACGAGATCCCCAACGACATCACCAAGGAGACGCCAGCCAGCTTCGAGCCGACGCTCGACTACGTCGTCGTCAAGGCGCCGCGGTTCGCGTTCGAGAAGTTCCCCGGCGCCGACCCGGAGCTGACCACGCACATGAAGTCGGTCGGCGAGGCGATGGCGATCGGGCGCTGCTTCACCGAGGCGCTGCAGAAGGCACTGCGCTCGCTGGAGCGCGCCGAGGCGACCTTCTCCTGGGTGGGGGAGCCCGGAGACCGTGCGGCGCTCCTGGAGGCCGTGCGCACCCCGCACGACGGACGGCTGGCCACCATGCAGCAGGCGCTGCGCGCCGGTGCCACCCTCGACGAGCTGTTCGACGCCACCCACATCGACCCGTGGTTCCTCGACCAGATCGTGCTGCTCGACGAGGTCGCGACCGAGCTGCGCGACGCCCGCGACCTCGACGCGGCGTTGATCCGGCGGGCGAAGCGGCACGGCTTCAGTGACGCCCAGATCGCCGGCATCCGCGGCATCGACGAGATGCTCGTCCGCGCGCTGCGGCAGGCGCTCGGCGTCCGCCCGGTGTACAAGACGGTCGACACGTGCGCGGCCGAGTTCGCGGCGCGCACGCCGTACCTCTACTCGAGCTATGACGAGGAGTCCGAGGTCCCCGAGGGCGACCGGCGCAAGGTGATCATCCTCGGTTCGGGGCCGAACCGGATCGGGCAGGGCATCGAGTTCGACTACTCCTGCGTGCACGCCTCGATGGCGCTGCAGGACGCCGGCTTCGAGACCGTCATGGTCAACTGCAACCCCGAGACCGTCTCCACCGACTACGACACCAGCGACCGGCTGTACTTCGAGCCGCTCACCCTGGAGGACGTCCTCGAGGTCGTGCACGCCGAGCGGCAGACCGGTGAGCTCGTGGGCGTCATCGTGCAGCTGGGCGGGCAGACGCCGCTCGGCCTGGCCAAGGCGCTGGAGCAGGCCGGGGTGCCGATCGTCGGCACGTCCCCCGACGCGATCCACCTGGCCGAGGACCGCGGCGCGTTCGGTCACGTGCTCGCCGCCGCCGAGCTGCCCGCGCCCAAGCACGGCACCGCGTCGTCGTTCGGCGAGGCCAAGGGCATCGCCGACGAGATCGGCTACCCGGTGCTCGTCCGGCCGTCGTACGTCCTCGGCGGCCGCGGTATGGAGATCGTGTACGACGACGAACGGCTCGAGTCCTATCTCGCGAGTGCGACCGAGGTCTCGCCGGAGCGTCCCGTGCTCGTCGACCGGTTCCTCGACGACACGATCGAGATCGACGTCGACGCGCTCTACGACGGCGACGAGCTCTACCTCGGCGGGGTGATGGAGCACATCGAGGAGGCCGGCATCCACTCCGGCGACTCGGCGTGCGCGCTGCCGCCGACGACACTCGGCCAGGAGATCATCGGGCGGATCAGGGAGTCGACCGAGGCGATCGCGCGGGGTGTCCGGGTCCGCGGCCTGCTCAACGTGCAGTACGCCCTGTCGAGCGACGTGCTGTACGTCCTGGAGGCCAACCCGCGCGCGTCCCGCACGGTGCCGTTCGTGTCGAAGGCGACGGCCGTGCCGCTCGCCAAGGCGGCGGCCCGCGTGATGCTCGGCGCGAGCATCGCCGACCTGCGCGGCGAGGGCATGCTGCTGCCGAGCGGCGACGGCGGCGACCTTCCGCTCGACGCGCCGATCGCGGTCAAGGAGGCGGTGCTGCCCTGGGGCAGGTTCCGCGGCGTCGACACGGTGCTCGGTCCCGAGATGCGGTCGACGGGCGAGGTCATGGGCATCGACGCGCAGTTCGGCACGGCGTTCGCGAAGTCGCAGGTGGCGGTCTACGGCCACCCGATGCCGACGTCCGGCCGGGTGTTCGTGTCGGTCGCCAACCGCGACAAGCGGTCGATGGTGTTCCCGGTCAGGCGGCTCGCCGACCTCGGCTTCGAGGTGCTCGCGACGCAGGGCACCGCGCAGGTGCTGCGCAGGCACGGCATCACCGCGACGGTGGTGCGCAAGCACAGCGAGGGCACCGGGCCCGACGGCGAGCCGACGATCGTGCGGCGGATCCTCGACGGCGAGGTCGACCTGATCGTCAACACGCCGTTCGGCAGCCCGGGCCACGGCGGCCCGCGCGTCGACGGCTACGAGATCCGCACGGCCGCGACGACGACGGGCGTGCCGTGCATGACCACGGTGCAGGGACTCGCGGCGGCCGTCGAGGGCATCGAGGCGACCGTGCGCGGGGAGATCGGCGTCCGCTCCCTGCAGGAGCACGCCGCAGCCCTGCGCGCCGCGACGGCGGAGGGGCCGGCAACGTGA
- a CDS encoding dihydroorotate dehydrogenase electron transfer subunit: MMLRRCFSLYAGDAGGTIEFVFATHGKGTRWLAERRAGDTVDVVGPLGRPFPLPETPRACVLVGGGYGSAPLFALGAALRAGGSAAHLVVGAASADRLFAGDDADRTFASVTVTTDDGSAGTRGMVTDVLPDLFAASGAARLYACGPMAMLAACTRAAEAAGVTAYTAVEEAMACGVGVCMTCVLPVVGDDGVTRMTRSCTEGPVFRGDRVRWADVGTVPADTWGAGVH; encoded by the coding sequence ATGATGCTGCGGCGCTGCTTCTCGCTCTACGCGGGCGACGCCGGCGGCACGATCGAGTTCGTCTTCGCCACGCACGGCAAGGGCACCCGGTGGCTGGCCGAACGCCGTGCCGGCGACACGGTCGACGTCGTCGGACCGCTGGGCCGGCCGTTCCCGCTGCCGGAGACTCCCCGTGCGTGCGTCCTCGTCGGCGGCGGCTACGGCTCCGCGCCGCTGTTCGCGCTCGGTGCGGCACTGCGGGCCGGCGGTTCCGCGGCCCACCTCGTGGTCGGCGCGGCGTCCGCCGACCGGTTGTTCGCCGGCGACGACGCCGACCGGACCTTCGCCTCGGTCACGGTCACCACCGACGACGGGTCCGCCGGCACCAGGGGCATGGTCACCGACGTGCTGCCCGACCTGTTCGCCGCGAGCGGCGCCGCGCGCCTGTACGCGTGCGGGCCGATGGCCATGCTCGCGGCCTGCACGCGTGCGGCCGAGGCAGCGGGCGTGACGGCGTACACCGCGGTCGAGGAGGCCATGGCGTGCGGCGTCGGCGTCTGCATGACCTGCGTGCTGCCGGTGGTGGGCGACGACGGCGTCACCCGCATGACCCGGTCGTGCACCGAAGGGCCGGTGTTCCGTGGCGACCGGGTGCGCTGGGCCGACGTCGGCACCGTGCCCGCAGACACCTGGGGAGCGGGGGTCCATTAG